A window from Mycobacterium saskatchewanense encodes these proteins:
- a CDS encoding cache domain-containing protein, with the protein MTATRQQLDAVLDGLARLAGEAFSAADRIQAAVGAQLGDGLRPTRDDLALVEPVATEVLTAAESNIEGVGFVVAAGLMPEARLWLEWFVRDRHGRASRLEVHPDPLDTGLQDYEQLPWYAVPRTSRARHVTGPYLDSLCSEDYMLTFTQPMTVNGTFLGVSGADITVRAAERTLLPILRSIASPVAVVNSQGRTLISNTGALLCGELVGRPVDELSALSLPGIPLHVVALDERR; encoded by the coding sequence TTGACTGCAACGCGACAGCAACTCGATGCCGTCCTGGACGGCCTGGCCCGCCTGGCGGGGGAAGCCTTCTCCGCGGCCGATCGCATCCAAGCGGCGGTCGGCGCCCAGCTCGGGGACGGCCTGCGACCCACTCGCGACGATCTCGCCCTCGTCGAGCCCGTGGCCACCGAAGTGCTCACTGCTGCCGAGTCCAACATCGAAGGTGTCGGGTTCGTGGTCGCGGCGGGCCTAATGCCGGAAGCCCGACTCTGGCTCGAGTGGTTCGTGCGTGACAGGCACGGGCGCGCGAGCCGACTTGAAGTCCACCCGGACCCGCTGGATACGGGTCTGCAGGACTACGAGCAACTCCCCTGGTACGCCGTTCCGCGCACTAGCCGTGCGCGCCACGTGACCGGCCCGTACCTCGACAGCCTGTGCAGTGAGGATTACATGCTTACATTCACCCAGCCCATGACGGTGAATGGCACGTTCCTCGGCGTCTCCGGAGCCGACATCACGGTTCGCGCAGCCGAGCGGACCCTGCTCCCGATTCTTCGTTCCATCGCATCGCCCGTGGCCGTCGTCAATTCACAGGGACGCACACTGATCAGCAACACAGGCGCGCTCCTGTGCGGCGAACTTGTCGGGAGACCTGTGGATGAACTCAGCGCCCTCTCGCTACCGGGGATACCCCTACACGTGGTCGCGCTCGACGAGCGTCGCTGA
- a CDS encoding TIGR03619 family F420-dependent LLM class oxidoreductase has translation MKFYVSSAFLNTREIVEIARAADELGYDGIGIPDHVVNLETLDTPYPYTKDGQRRWQPFTDWPDPWVLAGALAQVTSRLRFVTTVYIPAMRNPYSAAKAIGTAAVLASGRVELGIGVGWCREEFALMGERFDARGKRTDEMIALMRALWQPGWTEFDGEFYRAPRLEMQPTPPPIPVYVGGLSDAALRRAARNDGWIGDLIKTDRAIEAVGRLRELRAESGLSLDDFTVLTPLTDAFTTADYRRAADAGITGIITMPWMFYAGPDASLDDKIDGMRRFRKDLALDG, from the coding sequence TTGAAGTTCTACGTCAGCAGCGCCTTCCTGAACACCCGGGAGATCGTCGAGATCGCCAGGGCCGCGGACGAACTGGGCTACGACGGCATCGGGATCCCAGACCACGTCGTCAACCTGGAGACCCTGGACACCCCGTACCCCTACACCAAGGACGGGCAACGGCGCTGGCAGCCGTTCACCGATTGGCCCGATCCCTGGGTGCTCGCCGGCGCGCTGGCACAGGTCACCAGCCGGCTGCGGTTCGTCACCACCGTGTACATCCCGGCGATGCGCAACCCGTACTCGGCGGCGAAAGCCATTGGCACGGCCGCGGTTCTGGCCTCGGGCCGCGTGGAGCTCGGCATCGGCGTCGGCTGGTGCCGGGAGGAATTCGCCTTGATGGGCGAGCGATTCGACGCGCGCGGCAAACGCACCGACGAGATGATCGCCCTGATGCGGGCACTGTGGCAGCCCGGCTGGACGGAGTTCGACGGAGAGTTCTACCGGGCGCCGCGGCTGGAGATGCAACCGACGCCGCCGCCCATCCCCGTCTACGTCGGCGGGCTCAGTGACGCCGCGCTGCGCCGAGCGGCCCGTAACGACGGCTGGATCGGCGACCTGATCAAGACCGATCGCGCGATCGAGGCGGTGGGCCGCTTGCGCGAACTGCGGGCCGAAAGCGGTTTGTCGCTGGACGATTTCACCGTTCTGACGCCGCTCACCGACGCCTTCACCACCGCCGACTACCGGCGCGCCGCCGACGCGGGCATCACGGGGATCATCACGATGCCGTGGATGTTCTATGCGGGCCCGGATGCCAGCCTGGACGACAAGATCGACGGCATGCGGCGGTTCCGCAAGGATCTGGCGCTCGACGGCTAG
- a CDS encoding PaaI family thioesterase: MSREVGALDAIFEVLSAAEADRVKALYAPLADAVRELIDATIRTEADDDVIAEARSAVEAVTASLRQRTRPVGVSYRVDGRALPLGNAAVGVCNPIAPPIVVHHEGGGRCWSEFVLGSAYEGPPSLVHGGVSALVLDHMLGEAASEGLAKPRFTGTITVKYLRGTPLGPLRCDAWIDRKEGVKAFARGTISDAAGVTVEADGVFIEPSWARESR; encoded by the coding sequence TTGAGTCGGGAGGTCGGCGCGTTGGATGCCATATTCGAGGTGCTCAGCGCGGCGGAGGCGGATCGGGTGAAGGCGCTGTACGCCCCGTTGGCCGACGCCGTCCGCGAACTCATCGACGCCACCATTCGGACGGAGGCCGACGACGACGTCATCGCCGAGGCGCGGTCCGCGGTCGAGGCCGTCACCGCCTCGTTGCGGCAGCGCACGCGGCCGGTCGGGGTGAGCTACCGCGTCGACGGCCGCGCGCTGCCCCTGGGCAACGCGGCGGTCGGCGTGTGCAACCCGATCGCCCCGCCCATCGTCGTGCACCACGAGGGCGGCGGCCGCTGCTGGAGCGAGTTCGTCCTCGGGTCGGCCTACGAGGGTCCGCCCAGCCTGGTGCACGGCGGTGTGAGCGCCTTGGTGCTCGACCACATGCTCGGGGAGGCGGCCAGCGAGGGGCTGGCCAAGCCACGTTTCACCGGAACCATCACCGTGAAATACCTGCGCGGAACGCCGCTGGGACCGCTTCGTTGCGATGCGTGGATCGACCGCAAGGAGGGCGTGAAAGCCTTTGCGCGCGGCACTATTTCGGACGCCGCGGGTGTCACCGTCGAGGCCGACGGCGTCTTCATCGAGCCGTCGTGGGCGCGGGAGTCGCGTTGA
- a CDS encoding bifunctional [glutamine synthetase] adenylyltransferase/[glutamine synthetase]-adenylyl-L-tyrosine phosphorylase → MGVTKPETQRPRLPSVGRLGLVDPPASDRLTELGWYGRDDRAYVDRLWSLSRAPDPDAALRALVRMSENPDTGWDELDAALLAERPLRGRLFAVLGASLALGDHLVANPQSWKLLRGSVKLPTRDQLLEMFTQCVDEALAGPGSALTRLRTLYRDQLMVLAALDVAATVEDEPVVPFTVVAAQLSDLADAALAAALRVAEVSVCGNRTPPRLAVIAMGKCGARELNYVSDVDVIFVAERADALSARVAGEMMKVASEAFFQVDAGLRPEGRSGELVRTLESHVAYYQRWAKTWEFQALLKARMAVGDKDLGEQYLAALMPMVWVACEREDFVGEVQAMRRRVEQLVPADVRAREIKLGSGGLRDVEFAVQLLQLVHGRSDESLHVASTVDALAALGQRGYIGREDAANLTASYEFLRLLEHRLQLQRLKRTHLLPEADDEEAVRWLARAAHIRPDGRHDAAGVLREELRHQNVRVSQLHAKLFYQPLLESIGPTGLEISNGMTSEAAERQLAALGYEGPQTALKHMSALVNQSGRRGRVQAVLLPRLLNWLSYAPDPDAGLLSYRRLSEALAGERWYLSTLRDKPAVAKRLMHVLGTSAYVPDLLLRASSVIQDYGDGPHGPKLLGTEPEAVARGLITSAARHRDPVRAIAAARTLRRRELARIGSADLLGLLEVREVCRALTSVWVAVLQAALDAMISANLPAGGQVPAKIAVIGMGRLGGAELGYGSDADVMFVCEPSRGVEDSQAIRWSATVAEQVRALLGTPSVDPPLEVDANLRPEGRSGPLVRTLGAYAAYYEQWAQPWEVQALLRAHAVAGDADLGERFLLMADKTRYPPDGVSAEAVQEIRRMKARVESERLPRGADPNTHTKLGRGGLADVEWTVQLMQLRHAHEIPALHNTSTLESLDAIAAAELVPAEEVDLLRQAWLTATRARNALVLVRGKPTDQLPGPGRQLNAVAVAAGWPTDDGGEFLDNYLRVTRRAKAVVRKVFGS, encoded by the coding sequence GTGGGCGTGACGAAACCCGAGACGCAGCGCCCCAGGTTGCCCAGCGTCGGACGGCTCGGGTTGGTGGACCCCCCGGCGAGCGACCGCCTCACGGAGCTGGGCTGGTACGGCCGCGACGACCGCGCCTACGTGGACCGACTGTGGTCGCTGTCGCGCGCGCCGGACCCCGACGCGGCGCTGCGGGCCCTGGTGCGGATGTCCGAGAATCCCGACACCGGGTGGGACGAGCTCGACGCCGCCCTGCTCGCCGAACGCCCCCTGCGCGGCCGGCTGTTCGCCGTGCTGGGCGCGTCGCTGGCCCTCGGCGATCACCTGGTGGCCAATCCGCAGTCGTGGAAGCTGCTGCGCGGCAGCGTCAAACTCCCCACGCGCGACCAGCTGCTGGAAATGTTCACCCAGTGCGTCGACGAGGCGCTGGCCGGACCGGGTTCGGCGCTCACCCGGCTGCGCACGCTGTACCGCGACCAGTTGATGGTGCTGGCCGCGCTGGACGTGGCCGCGACCGTCGAAGACGAGCCCGTCGTGCCGTTCACCGTGGTGGCCGCCCAGCTGTCGGACCTGGCGGACGCCGCGCTGGCGGCCGCGCTGCGGGTCGCCGAGGTCAGCGTGTGCGGGAACCGCACACCGCCGCGGCTGGCGGTCATCGCGATGGGCAAATGCGGTGCGCGCGAACTCAACTACGTCAGCGACGTCGACGTCATCTTCGTCGCCGAACGCGCCGACGCGCTGAGCGCCCGCGTGGCCGGCGAGATGATGAAGGTGGCGTCGGAGGCCTTCTTCCAGGTGGACGCCGGGCTGCGGCCGGAAGGCCGCAGTGGCGAGTTGGTCCGCACGCTCGAGTCGCACGTGGCCTACTACCAGCGCTGGGCCAAGACCTGGGAGTTCCAAGCGCTGCTCAAAGCCCGAATGGCGGTGGGGGACAAGGATCTTGGTGAGCAATACCTGGCCGCGTTGATGCCGATGGTGTGGGTCGCCTGCGAGCGCGAGGATTTCGTGGGCGAGGTGCAGGCCATGCGCCGCCGCGTCGAGCAACTGGTGCCCGCCGACGTCCGCGCCCGCGAGATCAAGCTGGGCAGCGGCGGATTGCGGGACGTCGAATTCGCCGTGCAGCTGCTACAGCTGGTACACGGCCGCAGCGACGAGTCGTTGCACGTGGCGTCGACCGTGGATGCCCTGGCCGCGCTGGGGCAGCGCGGCTACATCGGGCGGGAGGACGCCGCGAACCTCACCGCCTCGTACGAGTTCCTGCGGCTGCTCGAGCACCGCCTGCAGCTGCAGCGGCTCAAGCGCACCCACCTGCTGCCCGAGGCGGACGACGAGGAGGCCGTGCGGTGGCTGGCGCGCGCGGCCCACATCCGGCCCGACGGGCGGCACGACGCGGCGGGTGTGCTGCGCGAGGAACTGCGCCACCAGAACGTGCGCGTCTCCCAGCTGCACGCCAAGCTCTTCTATCAGCCGCTGCTGGAATCGATCGGGCCGACCGGCCTGGAGATCTCCAACGGCATGACGTCGGAGGCCGCCGAGCGGCAGCTGGCCGCGCTGGGTTACGAGGGGCCGCAGACGGCGCTGAAGCACATGTCCGCCCTGGTCAACCAGAGCGGCCGCCGCGGCCGGGTGCAGGCGGTGCTGCTGCCCAGGCTGCTGAACTGGCTGTCGTACGCGCCGGACCCGGACGCCGGGCTGCTGTCCTACCGGCGGCTGTCCGAGGCGCTGGCGGGGGAGCGCTGGTACCTTTCGACGCTTCGGGACAAGCCCGCAGTGGCCAAGCGGCTCATGCACGTGCTCGGTACCTCGGCGTACGTCCCCGACCTGCTGCTGCGCGCGTCCAGCGTCATCCAGGATTACGGCGACGGCCCGCACGGCCCCAAACTGCTCGGAACCGAGCCCGAGGCCGTGGCCCGAGGCCTGATCACGTCGGCCGCGCGCCATCGCGATCCCGTGCGGGCCATCGCCGCCGCGCGGACGCTGCGCCGCCGCGAGCTGGCGCGCATCGGGTCTGCGGACCTGCTGGGACTTCTGGAAGTCCGGGAGGTGTGCCGGGCGCTGACCTCGGTGTGGGTGGCCGTCCTGCAGGCCGCGCTGGACGCGATGATTTCGGCCAACCTGCCGGCCGGCGGCCAGGTGCCGGCGAAGATCGCGGTGATCGGGATGGGACGCCTCGGCGGCGCCGAGCTGGGCTACGGCTCCGACGCCGACGTCATGTTCGTCTGCGAACCCTCTCGCGGTGTCGAGGACTCTCAGGCCATCCGTTGGTCGGCGACGGTCGCCGAGCAGGTGCGCGCGCTCTTGGGCACCCCGAGCGTGGATCCCCCGCTGGAGGTCGACGCGAACCTGCGGCCCGAGGGCCGCAGCGGTCCGCTGGTCCGCACGCTGGGTGCCTATGCCGCCTACTACGAGCAGTGGGCGCAGCCGTGGGAGGTTCAGGCCCTGCTGCGCGCGCACGCGGTGGCCGGCGACGCGGACCTGGGGGAGCGGTTCCTGCTGATGGCCGACAAGACCCGCTACCCGCCCGACGGCGTCTCGGCCGAGGCGGTGCAGGAGATCCGCCGCATGAAGGCCCGCGTCGAGTCCGAGCGGCTGCCCCGGGGCGCCGACCCCAACACCCACACCAAGCTGGGCCGCGGCGGCCTGGCCGACGTCGAGTGGACCGTCCAGCTCATGCAACTGCGGCACGCGCACGAAATCCCGGCGCTGCACAACACCTCGACGCTGGAATCTCTGGACGCGATCGCCGCGGCGGAGCTGGTGCCGGCCGAGGAGGTAGACCTGCTTCGGCAGGCCTGGCTGACCGCGACGCGGGCCCGCAACGCGCTGGTGCTGGTGCGCGGCAAGCCGACCGATCAGCTGCCCGGGCCCGGCCGCCAGCTCAACGCGGTCGCCGTCGCGGCGGGTTGGCCGACCGACGACGGCGGGGAATTCCTGGACAACTATCTTCGGGTGACGCGCCGGGCAAAGGCCGTGGTGCGGAAGGTGTTCGGTAGTTGA